One region of Natronorubrum aibiense genomic DNA includes:
- a CDS encoding ADP-ribosylglycohydrolase family protein, protein MGSDCHSRARGILLGLACGDALGRPVEFQGPERIERTHGRVTEMLAHGTHGQPAGTITDDTEMALCIARSLAEYDTFEPEDVAARFVDWKQSGPFDIGIMTSSALQRIQNGESWDEAGQREWEASMEGSNAGNGSLMRCAPYAIAYRNDPAELVEISRQSSAITHADLRCQWSCALFNRTLANLMTDVERPLETVLDDIGSKLPDDVRNVVEPVTAARRGEPVDISLENSGYVVTTLQTGLYHGLTAETAEDAIVDAVMMGGDTDTIGAVTGAVAGARFGAGALPERWRTAIDEADELRRLATDLIER, encoded by the coding sequence ATGGGGAGCGACTGTCATTCACGAGCACGAGGAATCTTGCTGGGACTCGCATGTGGGGACGCGCTCGGACGCCCAGTAGAATTCCAAGGGCCAGAGCGAATTGAACGAACACACGGTCGGGTTACTGAAATGCTCGCTCACGGGACTCATGGGCAGCCTGCAGGGACGATCACCGATGATACGGAGATGGCTCTTTGTATCGCCCGAAGTCTGGCAGAATACGATACATTTGAGCCAGAAGACGTCGCTGCCCGATTCGTTGACTGGAAGCAATCTGGACCGTTCGACATCGGGATTATGACCTCGAGTGCACTCCAACGAATCCAGAACGGCGAGTCGTGGGACGAAGCCGGCCAGCGTGAATGGGAAGCGAGCATGGAGGGGAGTAACGCCGGCAACGGCAGCCTGATGCGGTGTGCGCCGTACGCCATCGCGTATCGAAACGACCCTGCTGAACTCGTCGAGATCAGCCGGCAGTCGTCGGCGATCACCCACGCTGATCTGCGGTGTCAATGGAGTTGTGCGCTCTTCAACCGGACGCTCGCGAATCTTATGACTGATGTCGAACGGCCGCTCGAAACAGTCCTGGATGATATTGGATCGAAACTCCCCGACGACGTTCGGAACGTCGTTGAACCAGTCACCGCCGCTCGCCGCGGCGAACCAGTGGACATCTCTCTCGAGAACTCAGGATATGTCGTCACGACGCTCCAAACAGGCCTGTATCACGGACTGACCGCCGAGACTGCTGAAGACGCGATCGTCGACGCAGTGATGATGGGTGGCGATACGGATACGATCGGTGCCGTCACCGGCGCAGTTGCAGGTGCCCGGTTCGGAGCGGGTGCACTGCCTGAGCGATGGCGAACAGCGATCGACGAAGCCGACGAACTGCGTCGATTGGCGACTGATCTAATCGAACGATAG
- a CDS encoding glutamate-5-semialdehyde dehydrogenase, protein MTEKTTETKVQEAQTAALELAKLDDDERSAGLRAIADAIDERHEEILEANEKDVAEAEKLLEEGEYSQALVDRLKLSESKLESITEMVRSVADQDDPLGKTLTSRRLDDNLELYKVAVPIGVIGTVFESRPDALVQIAALSLKSGNAVMLKGGSEASHSNRVLYDIIAEATSDKPDGWAQLIEAREDVNAMLEMDDSIDLLMPRGSSEFVRYIQDNTSIPVLGHTEGVCHVFVDDDADLEMAVDIAYDAKVQYPAVCNAVETLLIHADVAEEFLPEIVARYEDADVELRGDEASRAIVEMEAATEEDWSTEYGDLILSIKVVDSLEDAIDHITEYSSKHTESIVTEDADRASTFMRSLDSASVFHNASTRFSDGFRFGLGAEVGISTGKIHARGPVGLEGLTTYKYHLEGDGQIVGTYAGEDAKPFRHEEFDGDWTPGRLSQE, encoded by the coding sequence ATGACTGAGAAGACAACGGAAACCAAAGTTCAGGAGGCACAGACCGCCGCCCTCGAGTTGGCGAAACTCGACGACGACGAACGAAGTGCGGGCCTGCGAGCGATCGCCGATGCGATCGACGAACGCCACGAGGAGATCCTCGAGGCCAACGAGAAAGACGTCGCGGAAGCCGAGAAGCTGCTCGAGGAAGGCGAGTACAGTCAGGCGCTCGTCGATCGCCTGAAGCTGTCGGAATCGAAACTCGAATCCATCACCGAGATGGTCAGAAGTGTCGCCGACCAAGACGACCCACTCGGGAAAACACTCACCTCGCGACGCCTCGACGACAACCTCGAACTGTACAAGGTCGCCGTCCCGATCGGCGTCATCGGGACCGTCTTCGAGTCCCGGCCCGATGCTCTGGTCCAGATTGCTGCGCTCAGCCTCAAATCCGGCAACGCCGTCATGCTGAAAGGCGGCAGCGAAGCTAGCCACTCGAACCGGGTGCTCTACGACATCATCGCGGAGGCCACGTCCGACAAGCCCGACGGCTGGGCCCAACTCATCGAAGCCCGAGAAGACGTCAACGCCATGCTCGAGATGGACGACTCGATCGACCTGCTCATGCCACGTGGCAGCTCCGAGTTCGTCCGCTACATCCAGGACAACACGAGCATTCCCGTGCTCGGCCATACCGAAGGCGTCTGTCACGTCTTCGTCGACGACGATGCCGACCTCGAGATGGCCGTCGACATCGCCTACGACGCGAAAGTCCAGTATCCGGCCGTCTGTAACGCCGTCGAGACGCTGCTGATCCACGCGGACGTCGCCGAGGAGTTCCTCCCCGAAATCGTCGCCCGCTACGAGGACGCTGACGTCGAACTGCGTGGCGACGAAGCGTCGCGTGCGATCGTCGAGATGGAGGCAGCGACCGAGGAGGACTGGTCGACCGAGTACGGCGATCTCATCCTCTCGATCAAAGTCGTCGACTCGCTCGAGGACGCCATCGATCACATCACCGAGTACAGTTCCAAGCACACGGAGTCGATCGTGACCGAGGACGCCGACCGAGCCAGCACCTTCATGCGAAGTCTCGATTCGGCGAGCGTTTTCCACAACGCCTCGACGCGCTTTAGCGACGGCTTCCGATTCGGTCTCGGTGCAGAGGTTGGCATCAGCACCGGCAAGATCCACGCTCGTGGTCCAGTCGGTCTCGAGGGTCTGACGACGTACAAGTATCACCTCGAGGGTGATGGCCAGATCGTCGGGACGTATGCTGGAGAGGATGCAAAGCCGTTCCGTCACGAGGAGTTCGACGGCGACTGGACGCCGGGGCGACTCTCTCAAGAGTAA